One stretch of Halobaculum marinum DNA includes these proteins:
- a CDS encoding [LysW]-lysine hydrolase yields the protein MLVVPNPMEPTDALDTEGRQLLYDLVSTPSVSGQEEAAAAVLVEYFESHGREAYTDEVGNVHAPGDDAVLLTSHVDTVPGDVPVDIADGDEELDADGPVLWGRGSVDATGSLAAMAVAAVETGVSFVGVVREETDSRGARHLVETREAPGAVINGEPSGWDAVTLGYRGLLSGTYVATSESGHTSRPDANAVEHAMHWWQRVEEAFPHDDYEPVFEQVTTKPVSVDGGLSEDGLSMEATMDVQFRVPPSLTPEDVRERADAELEAGTVHWNDSIQPAMGSPRDPVATAIRGGIRRTGGEPRLLRKTGTADVNIFAGAWDVPMATYGPGDSSLDHAPDERLPLKEFDRAVDVLVDAGRRLTDE from the coding sequence ATGTTGGTCGTCCCGAACCCGATGGAGCCGACCGACGCGCTCGACACCGAGGGCCGGCAACTGCTGTACGACCTCGTGTCGACGCCCTCCGTCTCGGGCCAGGAGGAGGCGGCGGCAGCGGTGCTCGTCGAGTACTTCGAGTCGCACGGCCGCGAGGCGTACACCGACGAGGTCGGCAACGTCCACGCGCCCGGCGACGACGCGGTCCTGCTCACCTCCCACGTCGACACCGTCCCCGGCGACGTGCCGGTGGACATCGCCGACGGCGACGAGGAACTGGACGCCGACGGCCCCGTGCTGTGGGGTCGCGGCAGCGTCGACGCGACGGGATCGCTCGCCGCGATGGCCGTCGCGGCCGTCGAGACGGGCGTCTCGTTCGTCGGCGTCGTCCGCGAGGAGACCGACTCCCGCGGCGCGCGCCACCTCGTCGAGACGCGCGAGGCGCCCGGCGCGGTGATCAACGGCGAGCCGTCAGGCTGGGACGCCGTGACGCTCGGCTACCGGGGACTGCTGTCGGGGACGTACGTCGCGACGAGCGAGTCGGGGCACACCTCACGGCCCGACGCCAACGCCGTCGAACACGCGATGCACTGGTGGCAGCGCGTCGAGGAGGCGTTCCCGCACGACGACTACGAACCCGTCTTCGAGCAGGTGACGACCAAGCCCGTCTCGGTCGACGGCGGCCTCTCCGAGGACGGCCTCTCGATGGAGGCGACGATGGACGTGCAGTTCCGCGTGCCGCCGTCGCTGACGCCGGAGGACGTGCGCGAACGCGCCGACGCGGAGTTGGAGGCGGGGACGGTCCACTGGAACGACTCGATCCAACCGGCGATGGGGAGCCCCCGCGACCCCGTGGCGACGGCCATCCGCGGCGGTATCCGCCGGACGGGCGGCGAACCGCGCCTGCTCCGCAAGACCGGCACCGCCGACGTGAACATCTTCGCCGGCGCGTGGGACGTGCCGATGGCGACGTACGGTCCCGGCGACTCCTCGCTGGACCACGCGCCCGACGAACGACTCCCCCTCAAGGAGTTCGACCGCGCGGTCGACGTGCTCGTCGACGCCGGTCGACGATTGACCGACGAGTAA
- a CDS encoding aspartate aminotransferase family protein: MSVFEDLSDAGEGFVFSEKPIPIESGEGVHLTAEDGTEYLDFGASYACTPLGHCPPAVVDAVQEQAADLLYVQASYPNAARTELYERLGAIAPADISKVWLCNSGTEANEAALKFARSATGREKIVATKRGFHGRTLGALAMTWKKKYRAPFEPVAGGVEFVDYGDTEALAEAVDDETAAVFLEPVQGEGGINPADSEYLQSARDLTDDAGAALVFDEIQTGLGRTGDIWACEGAGVAPDILTTAKGVASGLPLGATLCADWIADGAASHGSTFSGNPVVAAAANATLEELVAEDVPGNAAKVGDYLTTQLEEAVEAHDLPVRDVRGEGLMIGVEVKRGANRYLRDLALNHQILALPAGRSVVRLLPPLVVNEEHAREVVDALVEVL; this comes from the coding sequence ATGAGCGTCTTCGAGGACCTGTCGGACGCCGGTGAGGGGTTCGTCTTCTCCGAGAAGCCGATCCCAATCGAATCGGGTGAGGGCGTGCACCTCACCGCCGAGGACGGCACCGAGTACCTCGACTTCGGCGCGAGTTACGCCTGCACGCCGCTGGGGCACTGCCCGCCCGCCGTCGTCGACGCGGTGCAGGAACAGGCCGCAGACCTGCTGTACGTGCAGGCGTCGTACCCGAACGCCGCCCGCACCGAGTTGTACGAACGCCTCGGCGCCATCGCGCCCGCCGACATCTCGAAGGTGTGGCTGTGCAACTCCGGCACCGAGGCGAACGAGGCGGCACTGAAGTTCGCGCGCTCGGCGACCGGGCGCGAGAAGATCGTCGCCACGAAACGCGGCTTCCACGGTCGCACGCTCGGCGCGCTCGCGATGACCTGGAAGAAGAAGTACCGCGCCCCGTTCGAACCCGTCGCCGGCGGCGTCGAGTTCGTCGACTACGGCGACACGGAGGCGCTCGCGGAGGCGGTCGACGACGAGACAGCCGCGGTGTTCCTCGAACCCGTCCAGGGCGAGGGCGGCATCAACCCCGCCGACTCCGAGTACCTGCAGTCCGCGCGCGACCTGACGGACGACGCGGGCGCGGCGCTCGTGTTCGACGAGATCCAGACGGGACTCGGTCGCACGGGCGACATCTGGGCCTGCGAGGGCGCTGGGGTCGCTCCCGACATCCTCACGACGGCGAAGGGCGTCGCCTCCGGCCTCCCGCTGGGCGCGACGCTGTGTGCCGACTGGATCGCCGACGGCGCCGCCAGCCACGGGTCGACGTTCTCGGGCAACCCGGTCGTCGCTGCCGCCGCGAACGCGACGCTGGAGGAACTGGTCGCCGAGGACGTCCCCGGCAACGCGGCGAAAGTCGGCGACTACCTCACCACACAACTGGAGGAGGCCGTCGAGGCGCACGACCTCCCCGTGCGCGACGTGCGCGGCGAAGGCCTGATGATCGGCGTCGAGGTCAAGCGCGGGGCGAACCGCTACCTGCGCGACCTCGCGTTGAACCACCAGATCCTCGCGCTGCCGGCGGGTCGCTCCGTCGTCCGCCTGCTCCCGCCGCTCGTGGTGAACGAGGAGCACGCCCGCGAGGTCGTCGACGCGCTCGTCGAGGTGTTGTGA
- a CDS encoding acetylglutamate/acetylaminoadipate kinase, with translation MSWPGAAAVADGEILSDGGDGPPVVVKLGGARAVDPAGAVGDVAHLVANGRDVVVVHGGSTAVDDLLADLGKEAEYVETPSGVTGRFTDEETMAAFTMAMAGQVNTDLVTALKNAGVDAVGLSGVDGGLLTGPRKSAVRVVEDGKKKIKRGDHSGTPKQVNDGLLDTLLADGYTPVVSPPMFGMESESEGTPVNTDADRAAAAVAGALGAELVILTDVSGVYADPDDPDTLIESVATSAEYDALTDAAEGFMTRKVMAATEALESGAAAVTVADANVRDPIVAALDGTGTRIERSAVVDEVDELADTDAADAKVDG, from the coding sequence GTGAGCTGGCCCGGCGCCGCCGCGGTCGCCGACGGCGAGATCCTGTCCGACGGCGGCGACGGCCCGCCCGTCGTGGTGAAGCTCGGCGGTGCGCGCGCCGTCGACCCCGCGGGCGCGGTCGGCGACGTGGCCCACCTCGTCGCCAACGGGCGCGACGTGGTCGTCGTCCACGGCGGCTCCACCGCCGTCGACGACCTGCTCGCAGACCTCGGGAAGGAGGCGGAGTACGTCGAGACGCCCTCGGGCGTCACCGGCCGCTTCACCGACGAGGAGACGATGGCGGCGTTCACGATGGCGATGGCCGGCCAGGTCAACACCGACCTGGTCACCGCGCTGAAGAACGCCGGCGTCGACGCGGTCGGCCTCTCCGGCGTCGACGGCGGCCTGCTCACCGGCCCGCGCAAGTCCGCCGTCCGCGTCGTCGAAGACGGGAAGAAGAAGATCAAGCGCGGCGACCACTCCGGCACGCCCAAGCAGGTCAACGACGGCCTGCTCGACACGCTGCTCGCGGACGGCTACACGCCCGTCGTCTCGCCGCCCATGTTCGGGATGGAGTCCGAGAGCGAGGGGACGCCGGTCAACACGGACGCCGACCGCGCTGCCGCGGCGGTCGCGGGCGCGCTCGGCGCAGAACTGGTGATCCTGACGGACGTCTCCGGCGTGTACGCGGACCCGGACGACCCCGACACGCTCATCGAGTCGGTCGCGACGAGCGCGGAGTACGACGCGCTCACCGACGCCGCCGAGGGGTTCATGACCCGGAAGGTGATGGCCGCAACCGAGGCGCTCGAATCGGGCGCCGCGGCGGTGACCGTCGCCGACGCGAACGTCCGCGACCCCATCGTCGCGGCGCTCGACGGCACGGGGACGCGCATCGAGCGCTCGGCCGTCGTCGACGAGGTCGACGAACTGGCCGACACCGACGCCGCCGACGCGAAGGTGGACGGATGA
- the argC gene encoding N-acetyl-gamma-glutamyl-phosphate reductase — MSEGQTLTASVVGASGFAGGELCRLLTRHPNFDLVQATSREYENKTLGYVHPNLRGVDLRFSSPEDLDSVDALFASTPHGVSMEHIDTFRDAAGTVVDLSADFRLNDEAAYDEWYDGHTAPEHIADAAYALPELGREKLEGADLIASGGCNATATMLALKPLVDSGVITPDDRVVADLKVGSSEGGAGGGAASSHPERSGVVRPYAPTGHRHEAEIQQELGLSLAFTVHAVDMTRGAAATCHAFPSERVTTGDLWGAYREAYDDEPFVRLVAGGGGVYRYPEPKAVAGTNYAEVGFELDPSNGRVVAFSAIDNVMKGAAGQAVHAANVALGLDETAGLEFQGLHPVGAP, encoded by the coding sequence ATGAGCGAGGGACAGACCCTCACCGCCTCGGTCGTCGGCGCGTCCGGCTTCGCGGGCGGCGAACTGTGCCGTCTGCTCACCAGGCATCCGAACTTCGACCTCGTCCAAGCGACGAGCCGCGAGTACGAGAACAAGACGCTCGGCTACGTCCACCCGAACCTGCGCGGGGTCGACCTGCGCTTCTCCTCGCCGGAGGACCTGGACTCCGTTGACGCGCTGTTCGCGTCGACGCCCCACGGCGTCTCGATGGAGCACATCGACACGTTCCGCGACGCCGCGGGCACCGTGGTCGACCTCTCGGCGGACTTCCGTCTGAACGACGAGGCCGCCTACGACGAGTGGTACGACGGGCACACGGCGCCCGAGCACATCGCCGACGCAGCCTACGCGCTCCCCGAGTTGGGGCGCGAGAAGCTGGAAGGAGCGGACCTCATCGCCTCCGGCGGCTGCAACGCGACGGCGACGATGCTGGCGCTCAAGCCGCTCGTCGACTCGGGCGTCATCACGCCCGACGACCGCGTCGTCGCCGACCTCAAGGTCGGTTCCTCGGAGGGCGGTGCCGGCGGCGGGGCGGCCTCCAGCCACCCCGAGCGCTCGGGTGTCGTCCGTCCGTACGCACCGACGGGCCACCGCCACGAGGCCGAGATTCAGCAGGAGTTGGGCCTCTCGCTGGCGTTCACTGTCCACGCGGTGGACATGACCCGCGGCGCCGCGGCGACGTGTCACGCCTTCCCGAGCGAGCGCGTCACCACGGGCGACCTGTGGGGCGCGTACCGCGAGGCGTACGACGACGAGCCGTTCGTCCGCCTCGTCGCGGGCGGCGGCGGCGTGTACCGCTACCCCGAGCCGAAGGCCGTGGCCGGGACGAACTACGCCGAGGTCGGCTTCGAACTCGACCCGAGCAACGGCCGCGTCGTCGCGTTCTCGGCCATCGACAACGTGATGAAGGGCGCGGCGGGGCAGGCGGTCCACGCCGCCAACGTCGCGCTCGGGCTCGACGAGACCGCCGGCTTGGAGTTCCAGGGGCTCCACCCCGTGGGGGCGCCGTGA